In the Camelus bactrianus isolate YW-2024 breed Bactrian camel chromosome 17, ASM4877302v1, whole genome shotgun sequence genome, one interval contains:
- the IQSEC1 gene encoding IQ motif and SEC7 domain-containing protein 1 isoform X4, producing the protein MLERKYGGRLVTRHAARTIQTAFRQYQMNKNFERLRSSMSENRMSRRIVLSNMRMQFSFEGPEKVHSSYFEGKQVSLTDEGAQLGALVPAECSELSEPPALKAPAPTGDFTDAITELEDAFSRQVKSLAESIDDALNCRSLHAEEAPAPDVGRPRGAEPRPRDEMTASYSDVTLYIDEEELSPPLPLSQPGRRPSSAESDLRLRAGGAAQDYWALAHKDDKGDTDTSCRSTPSLEPQEPRLRGEHLPLLTIEPPSDSSVDLSDRSDRSSLKRQGAYERGLGGQQGSPKHGPPKGLPREEPELRPRPPRPLDGHLAINGSANRQSKSESDYSDGDNDSVNSTSNSNDTINCSSESSSRDSLREQTLSKQTYHKETRNSWDSPAFSNDVIRKRHYRIGLNLFNKKPEKGIQYLVERGFVPDTPVGVAHFLLQRKGLSRQMIGEFLGNRQKQFNRDVLDCVVDEMDFSAMELDEALRKFQAHIRVQGEAQKVERLIEAFSQRYCICNPGVVRQFRNPDTIFILAFAVILLNTDMYSPSVKPERKMKLDDFVKNLRGVDDGEDIPRETLVGIYERIRKRELRTNEDHVSQVQKVEKLIVGKKPIGSLHHGLGCVLSLPHRRLVCYCRLFEVPDPNKPQKLGLHQREIFLFNDLLVVTKIFQKKKNSVTYSFRQSFSLCGMQVLLFENQYYPNGIRLTSAVPGADIKVLINFNAPNPQDRKKFTDDLRESIAEVQEMEKHRIETELEKQKGVVRPSMSQCSSLKKEPGSGTLSRACLDDSYASGEGLKRSALSSSLRDLSEAVSAFRATAAARAVLLSHGTRAAPAGPRGRRRDDCGEPTLLAAGLCPPPPSPLLHHRGHRTSKSANRALC; encoded by the exons ATGCTAGAACGGAAGTATGGGGGCCGCCTCGTGACCCGCCATGCGGCCCGCACCATCCAGACAGCCTTCCGCCAGTACCAGATGAACAAGAACTTCGAGCGGCTGCGCAGCTCCATGTCTGAGAACCGCATGTCCCGCCGCATCGTGCTGTCCAACATGAGGATGCAGTTCTCCTTTGAGGGGCCCGAGAAGGTGCACAGCTCCTACTTCGAGGGCAAGCAGGTCTCGCTGACCGACGAGGGTGCCCAGCTCGGGGCCCTGGTGCCGGCCGAGTGCAGTGAACTCAGCGAGCCGCCCGCCCTCAAGGCCCCTGCCCCAACCGGCGACTTCACGGACGCCATCACGGAGCTGGAGGACGCCTTCTCACGGCAGGTGAAGTCGCTGGCCGAGTCCATTGACGACGCACTCAACTGCCGCAGCTTGCACGCCGAGGAGGCGCCTGCGCCCGACGTGGGGCGGCCCCGGGGCGCCGAGCCCCGCCCGCGGGACGAGATGACAGCCTCCTACAGCGACGTCACCTTGTACATAGATGAGGAGGAGCTGTCGCCACCCCTGCCCCTGTCGCAGCCGGGGCGCCGGCCGTCCAGCGCCGAGTCGGACCTGCGGCTGCGGGCCGGGGGCGCCGCCCAGGACTACTGGGCCCTGGCCCACAAGGACGACAAGGGGGACACGGACACGAGCTGCCGGAGCACGCCGTCACTCGAGCCGCAGGAGCCGCGGCTGCGCGGGGAGCACCTCCCACTGCTCACCATCGAGCCGCCCAGCGACAGCTCTGTGGACCTGAGCGACCGCTCAGACCGCAGCTCGCTCAAGAGGCAGGGCGCCTACGAGCGCGGCCTGGGCGGGCAGCAGGGCAGTCCCAAGCACGGCCCCCCCAAGGGCCTCCCCCGGGAGGAGCCGGAGCTGCGGCCCCGGCCCCCCAGGCCCCTGGACGGCCACCTGGCCATCAACGGCTCGGCCAACAGGCAGAGCAAGTCCGAGTCGGACTATTCGGACGGGGACAACGACAGCGTCAACAGCACGTCCAACTCCAATGACACCATCAACTGCAGCTCCGAGTCGTCCTCCCGGGACAGCCTGCGGGAGCAGACGCTCAGCAAGCAGACCTACCACAAGGAGACGCGGAACAGCTGGGACTCGCCCGCCTTCAGCAACGACGTCATCCGTAAGCGGCACTACCGCATCGGCCTCAACCTCTTCAACAA GAAGCCCGAGAAGGGCATCCAGTACCTCGTGGAGCGCGGCTTCGTGCCCGACACGCCGGTGGGGGTGGCCCACTTCCTGCTGCAGCGCAAGGGCCTGAGTCGGCAGATGATCGGGGAGTTCCTGGGCAACCGGCAGAAGCAGTTCAACCGGGACGTGCTGGA CTGCGTAGTGGACGAGATGGATTTCTCTGCCATGGAGCTGGATGAAGCCCTCCGGAAGTTCCAGGCGCACATCcgggtccagggggaggcccagAAGGTGGAGCGGCTAATCGAGGCCTTCAG CCAGCGCTACTGCATCTGCAACCCCGGCGTGGTGCGGCAGTTCCGGAACCCGGACACCATCTTCATCTTGGCCTTCGCCGTCATCCTGCTCAACACCGACATGTACAGCCCCAGCGTCAAGCCCGAGCGCAAGATGAAGCTGGACGACTTCGTCAAGAACCTCCGAG GCGTGGACGACGGTGAGGACATCCCGCGGGAGACGCTGGTGGGGATCTATGAGCGCATCCGGAAGCGGGAGCTGAGGACCAACGAGGACCACGTGTCGCAGGTGCAGAAGGTGGAGAAGCTCATCGTGGGGAAGAAGCCG ATCGGATCCCTGCATCACGGGCTGGGCTGT GTGCTCTCTCTGCCGCACCGGCGCCTGGTCTGCTACTGCCGGCTCTTCGAGGTTCCAGACCCAAATAAGCCCCAGAAGCTCGGGCTGCACCAGCGAGAAATCTTCCTGTTCAACGACCTCCTGGTG GTCACCAAAAtcttccagaagaagaaaaactcGGTGACGTACAGCTTCCGACAGTCCTTCTCCCTGTGTGGCATGCAGGTCCTGCTCTTCGAGAACCAGT attacCCCAACGGCATCCGGCTCACATCTGCGGTCCCAGGAGCAGACATCAAAGTGCTAATAAACTTTAATGCTCCCAACCCCCAAGACCGGAAGAAATTCACGGATGACCTGCGGGAGTCCATCGCGGAGGTGCAGGAGATGGAGAAGCACAGGATAGAGA CGGAGCTGGAGAAACAGAAGGGCGTGGTGCGGCCCAGCATGTCCCAGTGCTCCAGCCTCAAGAAGGAGCCGGGCAGTGGGACTCTGAGCCGGGCCTGCCTGGACGACAGCTACGCCAGCGGCGAGGGCCTCAAGCGCAGCGCGCTCAGCAGCTCCCTGCGGGACCTCTCAGAAGCGG TTTCAGCCTTTCGAGCCACTGCAGCCGCCCGTGCTGTGCTCCTAAGCCATGGGACCCGAGCAGCGCCCGCGGGGCCCCGTGGACGGCGGCGGGACGACTGCGGGGAGCCCACCCTGTTGGCGGCGgggctctgcccacccccaccctcccctttgCTGCATCATCGAGGTCACCGTACCAGCAAGTCTGCAAACCGAGCACTTTGTTAA
- the IQSEC1 gene encoding IQ motif and SEC7 domain-containing protein 1 isoform X9, producing MWCLHCNSERTQSLLELELDSGVEGEAPSSETGTSLDSPSAYHQGPLAPGASLSPDHYEHAPAGAYGLHSGPPGQQQRARRPKLQHSTSILRKQAEAGAVKRPRSLSESYELSSDLQDKQVEMLERKYGGRLVTRHAARTIQTAFRQYQMNKNFERLRSSMSENRMSRRIVLSNMRMQFSFEGPEKVHSSYFEGKQVSLTDEGAQLGALVPAECSELSEPPALKAPAPTGDFTDAITELEDAFSRQVKSLAESIDDALNCRSLHAEEAPAPDVGRPRGAEPRPRDEMTASYSDVTLYIDEEELSPPLPLSQPGRRPSSAESDLRLRAGGAAQDYWALAHKDDKGDTDTSCRSTPSLEPQEPRLRGEHLPLLTIEPPSDSSVDLSDRSDRSSLKRQGAYERGLGGQQGSPKHGPPKGLPREEPELRPRPPRPLDGHLAINGSANRQSKSESDYSDGDNDSVNSTSNSNDTINCSSESSSRDSLREQTLSKQTYHKETRNSWDSPAFSNDVIRKRHYRIGLNLFNKKPEKGIQYLVERGFVPDTPVGVAHFLLQRKGLSRQMIGEFLGNRQKQFNRDVLDCVVDEMDFSAMELDEALRKFQAHIRVQGEAQKVERLIEAFSQRYCICNPGVVRQFRNPDTIFILAFAVILLNTDMYSPSVKPERKMKLDDFVKNLRGVDDGEDIPRETLVGIYERIRKRELRTNEDHVSQVQKVEKLIVGKKPIGSLHHGLGCVLSLPHRRLVCYCRLFEVPDPNKPQKLGLHQREIFLFNDLLVVTKIFQKKKNSVTYSFRQSFSLCGMQVLLFENQYYPNGIRLTSAVPGADIKVLINFNAPNPQDRKKFTDDLRESIAEVQEMEKHRIETELEKQKGVVRPSMSQCSSLKKEPGSGTLSRACLDDSYASGEGLKRSALSSSLRDLSEAGKRGRRSSAGSLESNVEFQPFEPLQPPVLCS from the exons cGTTGAGGGCGAGGCCCCCAGCAGCGAGACTGGCACGTCACTGGACAGCCCCTCGGCCTACCACCAGGGCCCCCTGGCGCCCGGCGCCAGCCTGAGCCCGGACCACTACGAGCACGCGCCGGCGGGAGCCTATGGGCTGCACTCAGGGCCGCCCGGCCAGCAGCAGCGCGCGCGGAGGCCCAAGCTGCAGCACTCGACCTCCATCCTGCGCAAGCAGGCCGAGGCGGGGGCCGTCAAGCGCCCGCGTTCCCTCTCCGAGAGCTATGAGCTGTCCTCCGACCTGCAGGACAAGCAG GTGGAGATGCTAGAACGGAAGTATGGGGGCCGCCTCGTGACCCGCCATGCGGCCCGCACCATCCAGACAGCCTTCCGCCAGTACCAGATGAACAAGAACTTCGAGCGGCTGCGCAGCTCCATGTCTGAGAACCGCATGTCCCGCCGCATCGTGCTGTCCAACATGAGGATGCAGTTCTCCTTTGAGGGGCCCGAGAAGGTGCACAGCTCCTACTTCGAGGGCAAGCAGGTCTCGCTGACCGACGAGGGTGCCCAGCTCGGGGCCCTGGTGCCGGCCGAGTGCAGTGAACTCAGCGAGCCGCCCGCCCTCAAGGCCCCTGCCCCAACCGGCGACTTCACGGACGCCATCACGGAGCTGGAGGACGCCTTCTCACGGCAGGTGAAGTCGCTGGCCGAGTCCATTGACGACGCACTCAACTGCCGCAGCTTGCACGCCGAGGAGGCGCCTGCGCCCGACGTGGGGCGGCCCCGGGGCGCCGAGCCCCGCCCGCGGGACGAGATGACAGCCTCCTACAGCGACGTCACCTTGTACATAGATGAGGAGGAGCTGTCGCCACCCCTGCCCCTGTCGCAGCCGGGGCGCCGGCCGTCCAGCGCCGAGTCGGACCTGCGGCTGCGGGCCGGGGGCGCCGCCCAGGACTACTGGGCCCTGGCCCACAAGGACGACAAGGGGGACACGGACACGAGCTGCCGGAGCACGCCGTCACTCGAGCCGCAGGAGCCGCGGCTGCGCGGGGAGCACCTCCCACTGCTCACCATCGAGCCGCCCAGCGACAGCTCTGTGGACCTGAGCGACCGCTCAGACCGCAGCTCGCTCAAGAGGCAGGGCGCCTACGAGCGCGGCCTGGGCGGGCAGCAGGGCAGTCCCAAGCACGGCCCCCCCAAGGGCCTCCCCCGGGAGGAGCCGGAGCTGCGGCCCCGGCCCCCCAGGCCCCTGGACGGCCACCTGGCCATCAACGGCTCGGCCAACAGGCAGAGCAAGTCCGAGTCGGACTATTCGGACGGGGACAACGACAGCGTCAACAGCACGTCCAACTCCAATGACACCATCAACTGCAGCTCCGAGTCGTCCTCCCGGGACAGCCTGCGGGAGCAGACGCTCAGCAAGCAGACCTACCACAAGGAGACGCGGAACAGCTGGGACTCGCCCGCCTTCAGCAACGACGTCATCCGTAAGCGGCACTACCGCATCGGCCTCAACCTCTTCAACAA GAAGCCCGAGAAGGGCATCCAGTACCTCGTGGAGCGCGGCTTCGTGCCCGACACGCCGGTGGGGGTGGCCCACTTCCTGCTGCAGCGCAAGGGCCTGAGTCGGCAGATGATCGGGGAGTTCCTGGGCAACCGGCAGAAGCAGTTCAACCGGGACGTGCTGGA CTGCGTAGTGGACGAGATGGATTTCTCTGCCATGGAGCTGGATGAAGCCCTCCGGAAGTTCCAGGCGCACATCcgggtccagggggaggcccagAAGGTGGAGCGGCTAATCGAGGCCTTCAG CCAGCGCTACTGCATCTGCAACCCCGGCGTGGTGCGGCAGTTCCGGAACCCGGACACCATCTTCATCTTGGCCTTCGCCGTCATCCTGCTCAACACCGACATGTACAGCCCCAGCGTCAAGCCCGAGCGCAAGATGAAGCTGGACGACTTCGTCAAGAACCTCCGAG GCGTGGACGACGGTGAGGACATCCCGCGGGAGACGCTGGTGGGGATCTATGAGCGCATCCGGAAGCGGGAGCTGAGGACCAACGAGGACCACGTGTCGCAGGTGCAGAAGGTGGAGAAGCTCATCGTGGGGAAGAAGCCG ATCGGATCCCTGCATCACGGGCTGGGCTGT GTGCTCTCTCTGCCGCACCGGCGCCTGGTCTGCTACTGCCGGCTCTTCGAGGTTCCAGACCCAAATAAGCCCCAGAAGCTCGGGCTGCACCAGCGAGAAATCTTCCTGTTCAACGACCTCCTGGTG GTCACCAAAAtcttccagaagaagaaaaactcGGTGACGTACAGCTTCCGACAGTCCTTCTCCCTGTGTGGCATGCAGGTCCTGCTCTTCGAGAACCAGT attacCCCAACGGCATCCGGCTCACATCTGCGGTCCCAGGAGCAGACATCAAAGTGCTAATAAACTTTAATGCTCCCAACCCCCAAGACCGGAAGAAATTCACGGATGACCTGCGGGAGTCCATCGCGGAGGTGCAGGAGATGGAGAAGCACAGGATAGAGA CGGAGCTGGAGAAACAGAAGGGCGTGGTGCGGCCCAGCATGTCCCAGTGCTCCAGCCTCAAGAAGGAGCCGGGCAGTGGGACTCTGAGCCGGGCCTGCCTGGACGACAGCTACGCCAGCGGCGAGGGCCTCAAGCGCAGCGCGCTCAGCAGCTCCCTGCGGGACCTCTCAGAAGCGG GGAAGCGAGGGCGTCGCAGCAGTGCGGGATCGCTAGAGAGCAATGTGGAA TTTCAGCCTTTCGAGCCACTGCAGCCGCCCGTGCTGTGCTCCTAA
- the IQSEC1 gene encoding IQ motif and SEC7 domain-containing protein 1 isoform X5 yields the protein MLERKYGGRLVTRHAARTIQTAFRQYQMNKNFERLRSSMSENRMSRRIVLSNMRMQFSFEGPEKVHSSYFEGKQVSLTDEGAQLGALVPAECSELSEPPALKAPAPTGDFTDAITELEDAFSRQVKSLAESIDDALNCRSLHAEEAPAPDVGRPRGAEPRPRDEMTASYSDVTLYIDEEELSPPLPLSQPGRRPSSAESDLRLRAGGAAQDYWALAHKDDKGDTDTSCRSTPSLEPQEPRLRGEHLPLLTIEPPSDSSVDLSDRSDRSSLKRQGAYERGLGGQQGSPKHGPPKGLPREEPELRPRPPRPLDGHLAINGSANRQSKSESDYSDGDNDSVNSTSNSNDTINCSSESSSRDSLREQTLSKQTYHKETRNSWDSPAFSNDVIRKRHYRIGLNLFNKKPEKGIQYLVERGFVPDTPVGVAHFLLQRKGLSRQMIGEFLGNRQKQFNRDVLDCVVDEMDFSAMELDEALRKFQAHIRVQGEAQKVERLIEAFSQRYCICNPGVVRQFRNPDTIFILAFAVILLNTDMYSPSVKPERKMKLDDFVKNLRGVDDGEDIPRETLVGIYERIRKRELRTNEDHVSQVQKVEKLIVGKKPIGSLHHGLGCVLSLPHRRLVCYCRLFEVPDPNKPQKLGLHQREIFLFNDLLVVTKIFQKKKNSVTYSFRQSFSLCGMQVLLFENQYYPNGIRLTSAVPGADIKVLINFNAPNPQDRKKFTDDLRESIAEVQEMEKHRIETELEKQKGVVRPSMSQCSSLKKEPGSGTLSRACLDDSYASGEGLKRSALSSSLRDLSEAGKRGRRSSAGSLESNVEGSIISSPHMRRRATSTRECPPRPQQTMPNSSSLLGSLFGSKQIDKLQ from the exons ATGCTAGAACGGAAGTATGGGGGCCGCCTCGTGACCCGCCATGCGGCCCGCACCATCCAGACAGCCTTCCGCCAGTACCAGATGAACAAGAACTTCGAGCGGCTGCGCAGCTCCATGTCTGAGAACCGCATGTCCCGCCGCATCGTGCTGTCCAACATGAGGATGCAGTTCTCCTTTGAGGGGCCCGAGAAGGTGCACAGCTCCTACTTCGAGGGCAAGCAGGTCTCGCTGACCGACGAGGGTGCCCAGCTCGGGGCCCTGGTGCCGGCCGAGTGCAGTGAACTCAGCGAGCCGCCCGCCCTCAAGGCCCCTGCCCCAACCGGCGACTTCACGGACGCCATCACGGAGCTGGAGGACGCCTTCTCACGGCAGGTGAAGTCGCTGGCCGAGTCCATTGACGACGCACTCAACTGCCGCAGCTTGCACGCCGAGGAGGCGCCTGCGCCCGACGTGGGGCGGCCCCGGGGCGCCGAGCCCCGCCCGCGGGACGAGATGACAGCCTCCTACAGCGACGTCACCTTGTACATAGATGAGGAGGAGCTGTCGCCACCCCTGCCCCTGTCGCAGCCGGGGCGCCGGCCGTCCAGCGCCGAGTCGGACCTGCGGCTGCGGGCCGGGGGCGCCGCCCAGGACTACTGGGCCCTGGCCCACAAGGACGACAAGGGGGACACGGACACGAGCTGCCGGAGCACGCCGTCACTCGAGCCGCAGGAGCCGCGGCTGCGCGGGGAGCACCTCCCACTGCTCACCATCGAGCCGCCCAGCGACAGCTCTGTGGACCTGAGCGACCGCTCAGACCGCAGCTCGCTCAAGAGGCAGGGCGCCTACGAGCGCGGCCTGGGCGGGCAGCAGGGCAGTCCCAAGCACGGCCCCCCCAAGGGCCTCCCCCGGGAGGAGCCGGAGCTGCGGCCCCGGCCCCCCAGGCCCCTGGACGGCCACCTGGCCATCAACGGCTCGGCCAACAGGCAGAGCAAGTCCGAGTCGGACTATTCGGACGGGGACAACGACAGCGTCAACAGCACGTCCAACTCCAATGACACCATCAACTGCAGCTCCGAGTCGTCCTCCCGGGACAGCCTGCGGGAGCAGACGCTCAGCAAGCAGACCTACCACAAGGAGACGCGGAACAGCTGGGACTCGCCCGCCTTCAGCAACGACGTCATCCGTAAGCGGCACTACCGCATCGGCCTCAACCTCTTCAACAA GAAGCCCGAGAAGGGCATCCAGTACCTCGTGGAGCGCGGCTTCGTGCCCGACACGCCGGTGGGGGTGGCCCACTTCCTGCTGCAGCGCAAGGGCCTGAGTCGGCAGATGATCGGGGAGTTCCTGGGCAACCGGCAGAAGCAGTTCAACCGGGACGTGCTGGA CTGCGTAGTGGACGAGATGGATTTCTCTGCCATGGAGCTGGATGAAGCCCTCCGGAAGTTCCAGGCGCACATCcgggtccagggggaggcccagAAGGTGGAGCGGCTAATCGAGGCCTTCAG CCAGCGCTACTGCATCTGCAACCCCGGCGTGGTGCGGCAGTTCCGGAACCCGGACACCATCTTCATCTTGGCCTTCGCCGTCATCCTGCTCAACACCGACATGTACAGCCCCAGCGTCAAGCCCGAGCGCAAGATGAAGCTGGACGACTTCGTCAAGAACCTCCGAG GCGTGGACGACGGTGAGGACATCCCGCGGGAGACGCTGGTGGGGATCTATGAGCGCATCCGGAAGCGGGAGCTGAGGACCAACGAGGACCACGTGTCGCAGGTGCAGAAGGTGGAGAAGCTCATCGTGGGGAAGAAGCCG ATCGGATCCCTGCATCACGGGCTGGGCTGT GTGCTCTCTCTGCCGCACCGGCGCCTGGTCTGCTACTGCCGGCTCTTCGAGGTTCCAGACCCAAATAAGCCCCAGAAGCTCGGGCTGCACCAGCGAGAAATCTTCCTGTTCAACGACCTCCTGGTG GTCACCAAAAtcttccagaagaagaaaaactcGGTGACGTACAGCTTCCGACAGTCCTTCTCCCTGTGTGGCATGCAGGTCCTGCTCTTCGAGAACCAGT attacCCCAACGGCATCCGGCTCACATCTGCGGTCCCAGGAGCAGACATCAAAGTGCTAATAAACTTTAATGCTCCCAACCCCCAAGACCGGAAGAAATTCACGGATGACCTGCGGGAGTCCATCGCGGAGGTGCAGGAGATGGAGAAGCACAGGATAGAGA CGGAGCTGGAGAAACAGAAGGGCGTGGTGCGGCCCAGCATGTCCCAGTGCTCCAGCCTCAAGAAGGAGCCGGGCAGTGGGACTCTGAGCCGGGCCTGCCTGGACGACAGCTACGCCAGCGGCGAGGGCCTCAAGCGCAGCGCGCTCAGCAGCTCCCTGCGGGACCTCTCAGAAGCGG GGAAGCGAGGGCGTCGCAGCAGTGCGGGATCGCTAGAGAGCAATGTGGAA GGGTCCATCATTAGCAGTCCTCACATGCGCCGGAGAGCCACATCAACCCGAGAGTGTCCACCTCGCCCACAGCAGACCATGCCCAACTCATCCTCCCTCCTGGGCTCCTTATTTGGGA GTAAGCAAATAGACAAACTGCAGTAG
- the IQSEC1 gene encoding IQ motif and SEC7 domain-containing protein 1 isoform X7, with amino-acid sequence MLERKYGGRLVTRHAARTIQTAFRQYQMNKNFERLRSSMSENRMSRRIVLSNMRMQFSFEGPEKVHSSYFEGKQVSLTDEGAQLGALVPAECSELSEPPALKAPAPTGDFTDAITELEDAFSRQVKSLAESIDDALNCRSLHAEEAPAPDVGRPRGAEPRPRDEMTASYSDVTLYIDEEELSPPLPLSQPGRRPSSAESDLRLRAGGAAQDYWALAHKDDKGDTDTSCRSTPSLEPQEPRLRGEHLPLLTIEPPSDSSVDLSDRSDRSSLKRQGAYERGLGGQQGSPKHGPPKGLPREEPELRPRPPRPLDGHLAINGSANRQSKSESDYSDGDNDSVNSTSNSNDTINCSSESSSRDSLREQTLSKQTYHKETRNSWDSPAFSNDVIRKRHYRIGLNLFNKKPEKGIQYLVERGFVPDTPVGVAHFLLQRKGLSRQMIGEFLGNRQKQFNRDVLDCVVDEMDFSAMELDEALRKFQAHIRVQGEAQKVERLIEAFSQRYCICNPGVVRQFRNPDTIFILAFAVILLNTDMYSPSVKPERKMKLDDFVKNLRGVDDGEDIPRETLVGIYERIRKRELRTNEDHVSQVQKVEKLIVGKKPIGSLHHGLGCVLSLPHRRLVCYCRLFEVPDPNKPQKLGLHQREIFLFNDLLVVTKIFQKKKNSVTYSFRQSFSLCGMQVLLFENQYYPNGIRLTSAVPGADIKVLINFNAPNPQDRKKFTDDLRESIAEVQEMEKHRIETELEKQKGVVRPSMSQCSSLKKEPGSGTLSRACLDDSYASGEGLKRSALSSSLRDLSEAGKQIDKLQ; translated from the exons ATGCTAGAACGGAAGTATGGGGGCCGCCTCGTGACCCGCCATGCGGCCCGCACCATCCAGACAGCCTTCCGCCAGTACCAGATGAACAAGAACTTCGAGCGGCTGCGCAGCTCCATGTCTGAGAACCGCATGTCCCGCCGCATCGTGCTGTCCAACATGAGGATGCAGTTCTCCTTTGAGGGGCCCGAGAAGGTGCACAGCTCCTACTTCGAGGGCAAGCAGGTCTCGCTGACCGACGAGGGTGCCCAGCTCGGGGCCCTGGTGCCGGCCGAGTGCAGTGAACTCAGCGAGCCGCCCGCCCTCAAGGCCCCTGCCCCAACCGGCGACTTCACGGACGCCATCACGGAGCTGGAGGACGCCTTCTCACGGCAGGTGAAGTCGCTGGCCGAGTCCATTGACGACGCACTCAACTGCCGCAGCTTGCACGCCGAGGAGGCGCCTGCGCCCGACGTGGGGCGGCCCCGGGGCGCCGAGCCCCGCCCGCGGGACGAGATGACAGCCTCCTACAGCGACGTCACCTTGTACATAGATGAGGAGGAGCTGTCGCCACCCCTGCCCCTGTCGCAGCCGGGGCGCCGGCCGTCCAGCGCCGAGTCGGACCTGCGGCTGCGGGCCGGGGGCGCCGCCCAGGACTACTGGGCCCTGGCCCACAAGGACGACAAGGGGGACACGGACACGAGCTGCCGGAGCACGCCGTCACTCGAGCCGCAGGAGCCGCGGCTGCGCGGGGAGCACCTCCCACTGCTCACCATCGAGCCGCCCAGCGACAGCTCTGTGGACCTGAGCGACCGCTCAGACCGCAGCTCGCTCAAGAGGCAGGGCGCCTACGAGCGCGGCCTGGGCGGGCAGCAGGGCAGTCCCAAGCACGGCCCCCCCAAGGGCCTCCCCCGGGAGGAGCCGGAGCTGCGGCCCCGGCCCCCCAGGCCCCTGGACGGCCACCTGGCCATCAACGGCTCGGCCAACAGGCAGAGCAAGTCCGAGTCGGACTATTCGGACGGGGACAACGACAGCGTCAACAGCACGTCCAACTCCAATGACACCATCAACTGCAGCTCCGAGTCGTCCTCCCGGGACAGCCTGCGGGAGCAGACGCTCAGCAAGCAGACCTACCACAAGGAGACGCGGAACAGCTGGGACTCGCCCGCCTTCAGCAACGACGTCATCCGTAAGCGGCACTACCGCATCGGCCTCAACCTCTTCAACAA GAAGCCCGAGAAGGGCATCCAGTACCTCGTGGAGCGCGGCTTCGTGCCCGACACGCCGGTGGGGGTGGCCCACTTCCTGCTGCAGCGCAAGGGCCTGAGTCGGCAGATGATCGGGGAGTTCCTGGGCAACCGGCAGAAGCAGTTCAACCGGGACGTGCTGGA CTGCGTAGTGGACGAGATGGATTTCTCTGCCATGGAGCTGGATGAAGCCCTCCGGAAGTTCCAGGCGCACATCcgggtccagggggaggcccagAAGGTGGAGCGGCTAATCGAGGCCTTCAG CCAGCGCTACTGCATCTGCAACCCCGGCGTGGTGCGGCAGTTCCGGAACCCGGACACCATCTTCATCTTGGCCTTCGCCGTCATCCTGCTCAACACCGACATGTACAGCCCCAGCGTCAAGCCCGAGCGCAAGATGAAGCTGGACGACTTCGTCAAGAACCTCCGAG GCGTGGACGACGGTGAGGACATCCCGCGGGAGACGCTGGTGGGGATCTATGAGCGCATCCGGAAGCGGGAGCTGAGGACCAACGAGGACCACGTGTCGCAGGTGCAGAAGGTGGAGAAGCTCATCGTGGGGAAGAAGCCG ATCGGATCCCTGCATCACGGGCTGGGCTGT GTGCTCTCTCTGCCGCACCGGCGCCTGGTCTGCTACTGCCGGCTCTTCGAGGTTCCAGACCCAAATAAGCCCCAGAAGCTCGGGCTGCACCAGCGAGAAATCTTCCTGTTCAACGACCTCCTGGTG GTCACCAAAAtcttccagaagaagaaaaactcGGTGACGTACAGCTTCCGACAGTCCTTCTCCCTGTGTGGCATGCAGGTCCTGCTCTTCGAGAACCAGT attacCCCAACGGCATCCGGCTCACATCTGCGGTCCCAGGAGCAGACATCAAAGTGCTAATAAACTTTAATGCTCCCAACCCCCAAGACCGGAAGAAATTCACGGATGACCTGCGGGAGTCCATCGCGGAGGTGCAGGAGATGGAGAAGCACAGGATAGAGA CGGAGCTGGAGAAACAGAAGGGCGTGGTGCGGCCCAGCATGTCCCAGTGCTCCAGCCTCAAGAAGGAGCCGGGCAGTGGGACTCTGAGCCGGGCCTGCCTGGACGACAGCTACGCCAGCGGCGAGGGCCTCAAGCGCAGCGCGCTCAGCAGCTCCCTGCGGGACCTCTCAGAAGCGG GTAAGCAAATAGACAAACTGCAGTAG